The following coding sequences are from one Thermaerobacter subterraneus DSM 13965 window:
- a CDS encoding hydroxymethylglutaryl-CoA lyase has translation MDWPAQVTVREVGPRDGLQAEARILSTEEKVRLIDALTEAGFGRIEVTSFVHPGAVPQLADAEAVLARIRRRPGVIYSALVPNRRGAERALACGVDEISLFVSASETHNRHNVRRSIAESLAGFVPVAELAAAAGVRLSGYVVTAFGCPYEGDVPEEQVERIVGAYRDLGVAAVYLGDTTGMANPAQVDRLCRLLKQRFPDLELGLHFHNTRGAALANVVAGLQAGITVYDGAVGGLGGCPYAPGATGNVATEDLVHMLHEMGIATGVDLDRLLAAARLAQELMGRELPGFVLKAGKRSDLVRSVQARQAAREAEG, from the coding sequence ATGGACTGGCCGGCGCAGGTGACCGTGCGGGAGGTGGGGCCCCGGGACGGCCTGCAGGCCGAGGCCCGGATCCTGTCCACGGAGGAAAAGGTCCGGCTGATCGATGCCCTGACGGAGGCCGGCTTCGGCCGCATCGAGGTGACGTCCTTCGTCCACCCGGGGGCCGTCCCCCAGCTGGCCGACGCCGAGGCGGTGCTGGCCCGCATCCGGCGCCGTCCCGGGGTGATCTACAGCGCCCTGGTGCCCAACCGGCGCGGTGCCGAGCGCGCCCTGGCCTGCGGCGTGGACGAGATCAGCCTCTTCGTCTCGGCCAGCGAGACCCACAACCGGCACAACGTCCGCCGTTCCATCGCCGAGTCCCTGGCCGGCTTCGTCCCGGTGGCGGAGCTGGCTGCGGCGGCGGGGGTGCGCCTCTCGGGCTATGTGGTGACAGCCTTTGGCTGCCCCTACGAGGGGGATGTGCCGGAAGAGCAGGTGGAGCGCATCGTGGGGGCGTACCGGGACCTGGGGGTGGCGGCCGTCTATCTGGGGGACACCACGGGGATGGCCAACCCGGCCCAGGTCGACCGCCTTTGCCGCCTGTTGAAGCAGCGCTTCCCCGATCTGGAGCTGGGGCTTCACTTCCACAACACCCGCGGTGCGGCGCTGGCCAATGTGGTGGCCGGGCTGCAGGCCGGCATCACCGTGTATGATGGGGCCGTCGGGGGCCTGGGCGGCTGCCCCTATGCGCCGGGGGCCACGGGCAACGTGGCCACCGAAGACCTGGTGCACATGCTGCACGAGATGGGGATCGCCACGGGGGTCGACCTGGATCGCCTGCTGGCGGCGGCCCGGCTGGCCCAGGAGCTGATGGGCCGGGAGCTGCCGGGATTCGTCCTCAAGGCCGGCAAGCGGAGCGATCTGGTGCGGTCGGTCCAGGCCCGCCAGGCGGCCCGGGAGGCGGAGGGGTAG
- a CDS encoding acyl-CoA dehydrogenase: MDFELSEQQRLVREMVRDYAARRIAPGAAERDRTGTFPAEQFRELGELGILGLPFPEEVGGSGGDTLSFAIAVEEIARACASTALTVAAHVSLGCTPLYLFGSEELKARWLAPALRGEKIAAFGLTEPEAGSNTAAIRTRARQEGDRWVIEGTKIFITNGSHADFVVVAAVTDPEAGRDGISNILVPREAPGWRAVRRYEKLGLHASDTAELVFDGCRVPLDHLVGERGKGHQQFLQTLDGGRIGIGALSVGIAQACLDAALEYARHRRQFGRPISKFQAIQFKLADMATQLEAARWLVYRAAWLRDRGRPYRREAAMAKLFASELAVRAALEAIQIHGGAGYTRDFPVERYLRDAKLMEIGEGTSEIQRLVIARELGC; this comes from the coding sequence TTGGACTTCGAGCTGTCGGAGCAGCAGCGGCTGGTGCGGGAGATGGTCCGCGACTACGCGGCGCGGCGCATCGCGCCGGGGGCGGCGGAGCGCGACCGGACGGGGACCTTTCCGGCGGAGCAGTTCCGGGAGCTGGGCGAGCTGGGGATCCTGGGCCTGCCCTTTCCCGAAGAGGTGGGCGGCTCCGGCGGTGACACCCTCTCCTTTGCCATCGCCGTCGAGGAGATCGCCCGGGCCTGTGCTTCCACGGCCCTGACGGTGGCGGCCCACGTCTCCCTGGGCTGCACGCCCCTCTACCTGTTCGGCAGCGAGGAGCTGAAGGCCCGCTGGCTGGCGCCGGCGCTGCGCGGCGAGAAGATCGCGGCCTTCGGGCTCACCGAACCGGAGGCCGGCTCCAACACGGCGGCCATCCGCACCCGGGCGCGGCAGGAAGGCGACCGGTGGGTCATCGAGGGCACCAAGATCTTCATCACCAACGGCAGCCATGCCGATTTCGTGGTGGTGGCGGCCGTCACCGACCCCGAGGCCGGGCGCGACGGCATCAGCAACATCCTGGTGCCGCGGGAGGCGCCGGGCTGGCGGGCGGTGCGCCGGTACGAGAAGCTGGGCCTGCACGCGTCCGACACGGCGGAGCTGGTCTTCGACGGTTGCCGCGTTCCCCTGGACCACTTGGTAGGGGAGCGGGGCAAGGGGCACCAGCAGTTCCTGCAAACCCTGGACGGCGGCCGCATCGGCATCGGCGCCCTGTCGGTGGGCATCGCCCAGGCCTGCCTGGACGCCGCCCTGGAGTACGCCCGCCATCGCCGCCAGTTCGGCCGGCCCATCAGCAAGTTCCAGGCCATCCAGTTCAAGCTGGCGGACATGGCGACCCAGCTGGAAGCCGCCCGCTGGCTGGTCTACCGCGCCGCCTGGCTGCGGGACCGGGGCCGGCCCTACCGGCGGGAGGCCGCCATGGCCAAGCTGTTCGCGTCCGAACTGGCGGTGCGGGCCGCCCTGGAGGCCATTCAGATCCACGGCGGTGCCGGCTACACCCGGGACTTTCCCGTGGAACGCTACCTGAGGGATGCGAAGCTGATGGAGATCGGCGAGGGCACATCCGAGATCCAGCGCCTGGTCATCGCCCGGGAGCTGGGCTGCTAG
- a CDS encoding glycosyl hydrolase family 18 protein: MNSEGPEHRRGPEPHSGRAGRAAGRGRQPAAGPGAPAGESGAGKPGRPAVAFDRGAAAGDGGGPEGREAPAGHAPVQWDAPGRPDGGDQGGGPAKDGPSGGGGAAGPGGTGRGGTPPGGGGGDWGGGGGRGRGWWASLGGWNGIWDKLRTDRRWQVGAVAAGLFLLILATLPGEPGPQGQPPLRKPAGVARPEVLGFFENGWSPVFGDSFPSVKKRPDLIDSISPFWYSIRSDGSLWPQEIRQEVIDFARSQDILLIPLFNLLQSGGNEAGFLVDPAARSRAVQAIVREVRERGYDGVNIDFELLPPDAEPLMSDFIRELDAALPEDKRLDIAAFPKVDVDPSVHGGHNWQVFARHADQVILMAYDRHYLGSQPGPVSPAGWVEANIKEMLNAGIAGNKILLGVGAYGYDWPAGAGPGNEASSTPVPLWQVKQIIDRHGVRPQWDRESQNPHFTYTGEGGQAREIWYLDERVLEQRIDLVRKYSLGGIAIWRLGYEDDAFWNVIERAYGPRR; this comes from the coding sequence GTGAACAGCGAAGGACCGGAACACCGCCGCGGGCCGGAGCCGCACTCCGGGAGGGCAGGCCGTGCCGCCGGGCGGGGCAGGCAACCGGCCGCAGGGCCGGGTGCTCCGGCGGGCGAGTCCGGAGCCGGGAAGCCCGGCCGGCCGGCGGTGGCCTTCGACCGCGGCGCGGCGGCCGGTGACGGTGGAGGTCCGGAGGGCCGGGAAGCGCCGGCAGGACACGCCCCCGTCCAGTGGGATGCCCCCGGCAGGCCGGACGGTGGCGACCAGGGGGGCGGCCCCGCAAAAGACGGGCCGTCCGGGGGTGGCGGTGCCGCCGGCCCCGGGGGCACGGGGCGCGGGGGCACGCCACCGGGCGGTGGCGGCGGCGACTGGGGCGGTGGCGGCGGGCGCGGCCGAGGCTGGTGGGCGAGCCTGGGCGGGTGGAACGGGATCTGGGACAAGCTGCGCACGGACCGGCGCTGGCAGGTGGGCGCCGTGGCGGCGGGCCTGTTCCTCCTGATCCTGGCGACCCTGCCGGGGGAGCCCGGACCCCAGGGGCAGCCGCCGCTGCGCAAGCCGGCGGGGGTGGCACGTCCCGAGGTGCTGGGCTTCTTCGAGAACGGGTGGTCCCCCGTCTTCGGCGATTCCTTCCCTTCAGTGAAGAAGCGGCCCGATCTCATCGACAGCATCAGCCCCTTCTGGTACTCCATCCGGTCCGACGGGAGCCTCTGGCCCCAGGAGATCCGCCAGGAGGTCATCGATTTCGCCAGGTCGCAAGACATCTTGCTGATCCCGCTGTTCAACCTGCTGCAGAGCGGGGGCAACGAGGCCGGGTTCCTGGTCGACCCGGCGGCCCGCTCCCGGGCCGTGCAGGCCATCGTGCGCGAGGTCCGGGAGCGGGGCTACGACGGCGTCAACATCGACTTCGAGCTGCTGCCGCCCGACGCGGAGCCTCTGATGTCGGACTTCATCCGGGAGCTGGACGCGGCGCTGCCGGAGGACAAGCGGCTGGACATCGCCGCCTTCCCCAAGGTGGACGTGGATCCCTCGGTGCACGGGGGGCACAACTGGCAGGTGTTTGCCCGCCACGCGGACCAGGTGATCCTCATGGCCTACGACCGCCACTACCTGGGCAGCCAGCCGGGTCCCGTGTCGCCGGCCGGCTGGGTCGAGGCCAACATCAAGGAGATGCTCAACGCCGGGATCGCAGGGAACAAGATCCTGCTCGGCGTGGGGGCCTACGGGTACGACTGGCCGGCCGGGGCCGGGCCCGGCAACGAGGCCAGTTCCACCCCCGTGCCCCTCTGGCAGGTCAAGCAGATCATCGACCGCCACGGCGTGCGGCCGCAGTGGGACCGGGAGAGCCAGAACCCCCACTTCACCTATACCGGCGAGGGGGGCCAGGCGCGCGAGATCTGGTACCTGGACGAGCGGGTGCTGGAGCAGCGTATCGATCTCGTCCGGAAGTACAGTCTGGGCGGCATCGCCATCTGGCGGTTGGGGTACGAGGACGACGCCTTCTGGAACGTGATCGAGCGGGCGTACGGCCCGCGCCGCTAG
- a CDS encoding SDH family Clp fold serine proteinase, whose amino-acid sequence MDVNLGALFSNLFWFVLILWSLLPLLRQRRIADRRLQVIRQLERERGSRVITLIHRQESLSLLGIPLTRYITVDDSEQVLRAIRYTPPNMPIDLIVHTPGGLVLAAEQIAEAIRRHRGRVTVMVPHYAMSGGTLIALAADAIWMDENAVLGPVDPQLGGYPAASILAAIRQKGPDKVDDKTLMLGDLAEKAIAQVRQTVQRLLQERLPAEDARRIAEALTEGRWTHDFPIGCDELRALGLEVRCELPDLVYRLMELYPQPDGRRPSVQFIPVPYAERPTR is encoded by the coding sequence ATGGACGTCAACCTGGGGGCACTGTTCAGCAACTTGTTCTGGTTCGTCCTGATCCTCTGGTCCCTGCTGCCCCTGCTGCGGCAACGGCGCATTGCCGACCGCCGCCTGCAGGTGATCCGCCAGCTGGAACGGGAGCGGGGCTCGCGGGTCATCACCCTGATCCACCGCCAGGAGTCCCTGAGCCTTCTCGGCATCCCCCTGACCCGGTACATCACCGTCGACGATTCGGAGCAGGTTCTGCGGGCCATCCGCTACACGCCGCCCAACATGCCCATCGACCTCATCGTCCACACGCCGGGCGGCCTGGTGCTGGCGGCCGAGCAGATCGCCGAGGCCATCCGGCGGCATCGGGGCCGGGTGACCGTGATGGTGCCCCACTACGCCATGAGCGGCGGCACCCTGATCGCCCTGGCGGCGGACGCCATCTGGATGGACGAGAACGCCGTGCTGGGTCCCGTGGACCCCCAGCTGGGCGGCTACCCCGCGGCCAGCATCCTGGCCGCCATCCGCCAGAAGGGGCCCGACAAGGTGGACGACAAGACCTTGATGCTGGGCGATCTGGCCGAAAAGGCCATCGCCCAGGTCCGCCAGACCGTCCAGCGGCTGCTTCAGGAGCGCCTGCCGGCCGAGGACGCGCGGCGCATCGCCGAAGCGCTGACGGAAGGCCGCTGGACCCACGACTTTCCCATCGGCTGCGACGAGCTGCGGGCGCTGGGGCTGGAGGTGCGCTGCGAGCTGCCGGACCTGGTCTACCGGTTGATGGAACTCTATCCCCAGCCCGACGGGCGGCGCCCTTCGGTCCAGTTCATCCCGGTGCCCTACGCCGAGCGGCCTACGCGGTAA
- a CDS encoding phosphosulfolactate synthase, producing MSLPAPWNGVVSPPLAGRPPKPRRRGLTMILDKGLGPRATADLIEVAGHCIDYWKLAFGTPACYPPAVLKAKVERIRAAGIAVYPGGTFLEVALVQGRFRAFLEAVREMGFTHVEVSDGTVDIAPKVRRDLIRALLAEGLGVVSEVGKKHPADRVSTLRLHQQVLDDLEAGVEKVIVEARESGKGIVIYDAQGRVDEDELEALVRGLPDPYVLVFEAPQVHQQQDLILRFGPGVNLGNVQPADVLALEALRHGLRGDTLRAALLGRPDLRSVRFPQG from the coding sequence ATGAGCTTGCCTGCGCCCTGGAACGGCGTGGTCTCGCCGCCCCTGGCGGGACGCCCTCCCAAGCCCCGCCGGCGCGGTTTGACCATGATCCTCGACAAGGGGCTGGGGCCCCGCGCCACGGCGGACCTCATCGAAGTGGCCGGGCACTGCATCGATTACTGGAAGCTGGCCTTCGGCACCCCCGCCTGCTACCCCCCGGCGGTGCTCAAGGCCAAGGTGGAGCGGATCCGCGCGGCCGGCATCGCCGTCTACCCGGGCGGCACGTTCCTGGAGGTGGCCCTGGTGCAGGGACGCTTCCGAGCCTTTCTCGAGGCCGTGCGGGAGATGGGCTTCACCCACGTGGAGGTGTCCGACGGCACGGTGGACATCGCCCCAAAGGTGCGCCGCGACTTGATCCGCGCCCTGCTGGCGGAGGGCCTGGGGGTGGTGAGCGAGGTCGGCAAGAAGCATCCCGCCGATCGGGTCTCCACCCTGCGCCTGCACCAGCAGGTGCTGGACGACCTGGAGGCGGGGGTGGAGAAGGTCATCGTGGAGGCACGGGAGTCGGGCAAGGGCATCGTGATCTACGACGCGCAGGGCCGGGTGGATGAAGACGAACTGGAGGCCCTGGTGCGCGGGCTGCCCGACCCCTACGTGCTGGTCTTCGAGGCGCCGCAGGTCCACCAGCAACAGGACCTGATCCTGCGCTTCGGGCCCGGCGTCAACCTGGGCAACGTGCAGCCTGCGGACGTCCTGGCCCTGGAGGCCTTGCGCCACGGCCTGCGCGGCGACACCCTGCGCGCCGCCCTGCTCGGGCGGCCCGACCTGCGCTCCGTCCGGTTTCCCCAGGGGTGA